The Agromyces mariniharenae genome includes a window with the following:
- a CDS encoding alpha-L-rhamnosidase C-terminal domain-containing protein: protein MNADPEPPRTADGVRRWVRDRSPQPFADDDVVPPAGGTAWLYGPGQYELALLARLVDEGFAANRHVHYPRNHGRVAERVAFTATATDAATARLRIAGSLVAAALDGQVVEASVVAPDEDGGGSVVELALPRPGTDVRIDVAAAGGRAPAIAVDPGAPLRGWSASVDDGPREEVRPRPGGEVPPHEAPVGTVEVVARGIRDGLHGEGALYDVGAPVLGRPVLPPGPRPVVSSGESIAEALADPESHETRHDVVELLDGGWTTRHPLGFRYLVVRSDAPPESVAVHASVPVVERPGAFACSDEELTRIWAAAQYTLRLCMQGLMIDGIKRDRMPWAGDQALSTLANAFALGEGGVVADGLVALGRPEHGYVNGIADYSLWQVVNADLRLRCFGDEAFAQAEADRLDRFVADLAEHAGHDGVFRPAAQRGGFVDSGPGSVFLDWGLALEHGRDPVALQMLWYWALRSAERVLRRTGHPGADRWRALADALEATLRERAWLGRDGRWADYLDARESRRPARYANFLAVLAGMHDGVDVPPGVTDAIRVGVAGTPFMTAFRLRALLAAGEAPAVLEQVRATWGAMLERGPGTFWEEATIDDEPLAMYGRPFGRSLCHAWASGPAAILPEAVLGLRPLGDGWSRFAVQPELGDLPWASAVVPAPSGDIVVVADASTVTVQVPAGTVLVREGHSVPGPATVEWVRPPSAVLGGGTSGAAQSGR, encoded by the coding sequence GTGAACGCCGACCCCGAGCCGCCGCGCACCGCCGACGGTGTGCGGCGGTGGGTGCGGGACCGCTCGCCCCAGCCCTTCGCCGACGACGACGTGGTGCCGCCGGCGGGCGGCACCGCCTGGCTCTACGGGCCGGGCCAGTACGAGCTCGCCCTGCTGGCCCGCCTCGTCGACGAGGGCTTCGCCGCGAACCGGCACGTGCACTACCCGCGCAACCACGGGCGGGTCGCCGAACGGGTCGCGTTCACGGCGACGGCGACGGATGCCGCGACGGCCCGCCTGCGCATCGCGGGCTCGCTCGTCGCCGCGGCGCTCGACGGGCAGGTCGTCGAGGCGTCGGTGGTCGCGCCCGACGAGGACGGCGGCGGATCGGTCGTCGAGCTCGCCCTGCCGCGCCCCGGCACCGATGTGCGGATCGACGTCGCGGCGGCCGGCGGCCGGGCGCCTGCGATCGCGGTCGACCCCGGCGCACCGCTCCGGGGCTGGAGCGCGAGCGTCGACGACGGCCCGCGGGAGGAGGTCCGCCCGAGGCCCGGCGGCGAGGTGCCGCCGCACGAGGCCCCGGTGGGCACGGTCGAGGTCGTCGCCCGCGGCATCCGTGACGGGCTGCACGGCGAGGGTGCGCTCTACGACGTGGGCGCGCCCGTGCTCGGACGGCCCGTGCTGCCGCCGGGGCCGCGGCCGGTCGTGTCCAGCGGTGAGAGCATCGCGGAGGCGCTGGCCGACCCCGAGTCGCACGAGACCCGTCACGACGTGGTCGAGCTGCTCGACGGCGGGTGGACCACGCGGCATCCGCTGGGCTTCAGGTACCTCGTCGTGCGATCGGATGCCCCGCCCGAGTCGGTCGCGGTGCACGCCTCGGTGCCCGTGGTCGAGCGGCCCGGCGCGTTCGCCTGCTCCGACGAGGAGCTCACGCGCATCTGGGCGGCCGCCCAGTACACCTTGCGCCTCTGCATGCAGGGCCTCATGATCGACGGCATCAAGCGCGACCGCATGCCGTGGGCCGGCGACCAGGCGCTGAGCACGCTCGCCAACGCGTTCGCCCTCGGCGAGGGCGGCGTCGTGGCCGACGGCCTGGTCGCGCTCGGCCGGCCCGAGCACGGCTACGTCAACGGCATCGCCGACTACTCGCTCTGGCAGGTCGTGAACGCCGACCTGCGCCTGCGCTGCTTCGGCGACGAGGCGTTCGCACAGGCGGAGGCGGATCGGCTCGACCGCTTCGTCGCCGACCTCGCCGAGCACGCGGGCCACGACGGCGTGTTCCGGCCGGCCGCGCAGCGGGGCGGGTTCGTCGATTCGGGGCCGGGTTCCGTCTTCCTCGACTGGGGGCTCGCGCTCGAGCACGGTCGCGACCCGGTCGCCCTGCAGATGCTCTGGTACTGGGCGCTGCGCAGCGCTGAGCGAGTGCTCCGGCGCACGGGGCATCCGGGTGCCGATCGCTGGCGCGCCCTCGCCGACGCGCTCGAGGCGACGCTGCGGGAGCGCGCGTGGCTCGGCCGCGACGGACGATGGGCCGACTACCTCGACGCGCGCGAGTCGCGCCGCCCGGCGCGGTACGCGAACTTCCTGGCGGTGCTCGCGGGCATGCACGACGGCGTCGACGTGCCTCCCGGCGTCACGGACGCCATCCGCGTCGGCGTCGCCGGAACGCCGTTCATGACGGCGTTCCGGCTGCGCGCCCTGCTCGCCGCCGGCGAGGCGCCGGCGGTGCTCGAGCAGGTGCGCGCCACGTGGGGCGCGATGCTCGAGCGCGGACCCGGCACGTTCTGGGAGGAGGCGACGATCGACGACGAGCCGCTCGCGATGTACGGGCGCCCGTTCGGACGCAGCCTGTGCCACGCGTGGGCGTCGGGCCCGGCCGCCATCCTCCCCGAGGCGGTGCTCGGCCTGCGGCCGCTCGGCGACGGCTGGTCCCGGTTCGCCGTGCAGCCCGAGCTCGGCGACCTCCCGTGGGCGTCGGCCGTGGTGCCCGCCCCGAGCGGCGACATCGTCGTCGTGGCCGATGCGTCGACGGTGACCGTGCAGGTGCCCGCAGGCACCGTGCTCGTGCGCGAGGGCCATTCCGTCCCCGGTCCGGCCACCGTCGAGTGGGTGCGGCCGCCTTCCGCCGTCCTCGGCGGGGGAACCTCCGGCGCCGCGCAATCCGGGAGATGA
- a CDS encoding carbohydrate ABC transporter permease, with amino-acid sequence MRNTVWRWGAGSVAILVTVVVFVVPFAFIVFTAGKTQAEAAALQFTWPTEWVIWDNIVTVLQNRDFLLVRAFVNSTVLTVSAVAIMVVLGAMVGYVLQRRKSRWNPVVNAFVLAGLIIPPAVVPTIWVLQGIELFKSIPGLIAVHVAFGLSFCILLFRAFVATIPRELDEAAIIDGAGPIKLFFRVVFPLLRSVIVTVIVVQSVAVFNDFAYALYFAPGDENATVQLTTFNYISQAVTADNLLFANVLIITIPPLIMYVFFQRQIVAGMTSGAVKG; translated from the coding sequence ATGAGGAACACCGTCTGGAGGTGGGGCGCCGGGAGCGTCGCCATCCTCGTCACGGTCGTCGTCTTCGTCGTGCCGTTCGCGTTCATCGTGTTCACCGCGGGCAAGACCCAGGCCGAGGCCGCCGCACTCCAGTTCACGTGGCCGACCGAATGGGTCATCTGGGACAACATCGTCACCGTGCTGCAGAATCGCGACTTCCTGCTGGTGCGCGCGTTCGTCAACAGCACCGTCCTCACGGTCTCCGCGGTCGCGATCATGGTCGTCCTCGGCGCGATGGTCGGCTACGTGCTGCAGCGGCGCAAGTCCAGGTGGAACCCCGTCGTCAACGCCTTCGTGCTCGCCGGGCTCATCATCCCGCCGGCGGTCGTCCCCACGATCTGGGTGCTGCAGGGCATCGAGCTCTTCAAGTCGATCCCCGGACTCATCGCGGTCCACGTCGCCTTCGGGCTGTCGTTCTGCATCCTGCTGTTCCGGGCGTTCGTGGCGACCATCCCGCGCGAGCTCGACGAGGCCGCGATCATCGACGGTGCAGGGCCGATCAAGCTGTTCTTCCGCGTGGTCTTCCCGCTGCTGCGATCGGTGATCGTCACGGTCATCGTCGTGCAGTCGGTGGCGGTGTTCAACGACTTCGCCTACGCCCTGTACTTCGCGCCCGGCGATGAGAACGCGACGGTGCAGCTGACGACGTTCAACTACATCTCGCAGGCCGTGACCGCCGACAACCTGCTCTTCGCGAACGTGCTGATCATCACCATCCCGCCGCTGATCATGTACGTCTTCTTCCAGCGGCAGATCGTCGCCGGCATGACCTCCGGCGCCGTGAAGGGGTGA
- a CDS encoding carbohydrate ABC transporter permease: MKSPYPTWFFIPAGVFYLVLFLVPTIASFYFSLTRWTLFSVEFIGFDNFVRFFQEPQLVQGFINTFIYAFLTSGAKVVLGLLLGVFLSSQIIARGFLRSVVFFPVLVSVIGVGILFKVLMDPFDGPINEGLAAIGIDGPGWYTDPSLALVSVAIVDIWAGVGLATLIYIAGMVAIPQEYFEASKVDGASAWSTFRHITLPLLRPATVTVVLLSLIGGLRRFDLIWTMTGGGPGFSSDVLASVVYKQYQAGFFGLSTAGNVVLFVVVAAIIFPLSWWLNRKEDER, translated from the coding sequence ATGAAGAGCCCGTACCCGACGTGGTTCTTCATCCCTGCCGGCGTGTTCTACCTCGTCCTCTTCCTCGTCCCCACCATCGCGTCGTTCTACTTCTCGCTCACCCGCTGGACGCTGTTCAGCGTCGAGTTCATCGGCTTCGACAACTTCGTGCGGTTCTTCCAGGAGCCGCAGCTCGTCCAGGGCTTCATCAACACCTTCATCTACGCGTTCCTGACCTCGGGTGCCAAGGTCGTGCTCGGGCTCCTGCTCGGCGTGTTCCTCAGCTCGCAGATCATCGCGCGCGGCTTCCTCCGGTCAGTCGTCTTCTTCCCGGTGCTCGTGAGCGTCATCGGCGTCGGCATCCTGTTCAAGGTGCTGATGGACCCGTTCGACGGCCCGATCAACGAGGGGCTCGCCGCGATCGGCATCGACGGACCAGGCTGGTACACCGATCCGTCGCTCGCGCTCGTCTCCGTCGCGATCGTCGACATCTGGGCGGGCGTCGGGCTCGCCACCCTCATCTACATCGCCGGCATGGTGGCCATCCCGCAGGAGTACTTCGAGGCGTCGAAGGTCGACGGCGCGAGCGCGTGGAGCACCTTCCGGCACATCACGCTGCCGCTCCTGCGGCCGGCGACGGTGACCGTGGTGCTGCTCTCGCTCATCGGCGGCCTTCGCCGGTTCGACCTGATCTGGACGATGACCGGGGGCGGTCCGGGGTTCTCGAGCGACGTCCTCGCGTCGGTCGTCTACAAGCAGTACCAGGCCGGATTCTTCGGCCTCTCCACCGCGGGCAACGTCGTGCTCTTCGTCGTCGTCGCGGCGATCATCTTCCCGCTGTCATGGTGGCTCAACCGCAAGGAGGACGAGCGATGA
- a CDS encoding ABC transporter substrate-binding protein, giving the protein MVPRTPRRSLVAIGAGGLALSLALAGCTAGGSDSDGGATSLTFLVDNGEATVATAQALVDAFVAENPDISIEVETRPQGADGDNVVKTRLATGEMDDIFQYNSGSLMQALSPDDTLVNLADEDYVGKFDDRFVQSVSTDDGLYGVPMGQSMAGAVIYNKDIYEQLGLEIPTTWDEFIANSEAIKQAGVAAPIVQTYGDTWTSQLFVLGDFNNVLAENPDWAEEYTNNEAKYVDEPALAGFEHLQEAFEKGLFNEDFASAKYADGVTMVATGAGAQYPILTFAAGQLMTTNPEAADVVGTFPLPGPDASTNGLTVWMPTNTVYIPKSTEGDKLEAAKKFLAFLTTPESCDIQSEANAPQGPFVVDGCELPDDVPAMVSDLQQYFDDGKTNLALEFLSPIKGPALEQITVAVGSGITSAADGAAQYDEDVKKQAQQLGIEGW; this is encoded by the coding sequence ATGGTCCCCCGTACCCCGCGACGCTCGCTCGTCGCAATCGGCGCAGGCGGTCTCGCCCTGTCGCTCGCGCTCGCCGGATGCACTGCCGGCGGGTCCGACTCCGACGGAGGTGCGACCTCCCTGACGTTCCTCGTCGACAACGGCGAGGCGACCGTCGCCACCGCCCAGGCGCTCGTCGACGCGTTCGTGGCGGAGAATCCCGACATCAGCATCGAGGTGGAGACGCGTCCGCAGGGCGCCGACGGCGACAACGTCGTGAAGACGCGCCTCGCCACCGGGGAGATGGACGACATCTTCCAGTACAACTCCGGTTCGCTGATGCAGGCGCTGAGCCCCGACGACACCCTCGTCAACCTCGCCGACGAGGACTACGTCGGCAAGTTCGACGACCGGTTCGTACAGAGCGTCTCCACGGACGACGGCCTCTACGGCGTCCCGATGGGGCAGTCGATGGCCGGCGCCGTCATCTACAACAAGGACATCTACGAGCAGCTCGGCCTCGAGATCCCGACGACCTGGGACGAGTTCATCGCGAACAGCGAGGCGATCAAGCAGGCCGGCGTCGCGGCTCCGATCGTGCAGACGTACGGCGACACCTGGACCTCGCAGCTCTTCGTGCTCGGCGACTTCAACAACGTGCTGGCCGAGAACCCCGACTGGGCCGAGGAGTACACGAACAACGAGGCCAAGTACGTCGACGAGCCGGCGCTGGCCGGATTCGAGCACCTCCAGGAGGCGTTCGAGAAGGGCCTCTTCAACGAGGACTTCGCATCGGCGAAGTACGCGGACGGCGTCACCATGGTCGCGACCGGAGCCGGCGCGCAGTACCCGATCCTCACCTTCGCGGCCGGGCAGCTCATGACGACCAACCCCGAGGCGGCCGACGTGGTCGGCACCTTCCCGCTGCCGGGCCCCGACGCCTCGACCAATGGCCTCACGGTGTGGATGCCGACCAACACGGTCTACATCCCCAAGTCGACCGAGGGCGACAAGCTCGAGGCCGCCAAGAAGTTCCTCGCGTTCCTCACGACGCCCGAGAGCTGCGACATCCAGTCGGAGGCGAACGCCCCCCAGGGTCCGTTCGTGGTCGACGGCTGCGAGCTGCCCGACGACGTGCCGGCCATGGTCTCCGACCTGCAGCAGTACTTCGACGACGGCAAGACGAACCTCGCGCTCGAGTTCCTCTCGCCCATCAAGGGCCCGGCGCTCGAGCAGATCACGGTCGCCGTGGGCTCGGGCATCACGTCCGCGGCAGACGGCGCCGCCCAGTACGACGAGGATGTGAAGAAGCAGGCCCAGCAGCTCGGCATCGAGGGCTGGTAA
- a CDS encoding LacI family DNA-binding transcriptional regulator yields MAQTRAATIEDVAREAGVSRAAVSKVIRNAYGVSPAMRERVTAAIEALDYRPRVAARAMRGSSFTLGIEMPHIGNPFFTKIVAGANAALAGTDYQLIIAPADVDGEEGVRAIGALADRQVDGIVAISPLVSPDWLERLAGRVPVVMLGRHDRSTAYDTVTGDDAEGTRLVMEHLFELGHRRIVHLTRSEEVTRPGSGNPHAIRLEQYLAHMRAAGFADDIRVVRTGLDEEAARLDTLALLDERVPTAIFVGNDELAFGALRALSEHGLSSAEVSVVGYDDVDIASYPAISLTSVNQAGEAMGERAIRLLLERIEGRTEPIHFSVEPSLKVRNSTRPAPAEPTG; encoded by the coding sequence GTGGCACAGACGAGAGCAGCGACCATCGAGGACGTGGCCCGCGAGGCCGGCGTCTCGCGCGCTGCGGTCTCCAAGGTCATCCGCAACGCCTACGGCGTGAGCCCCGCCATGCGGGAACGTGTCACGGCCGCGATCGAGGCCCTCGACTACCGCCCGCGGGTCGCCGCCCGGGCCATGCGCGGATCGAGCTTCACCCTCGGCATCGAGATGCCGCACATCGGCAACCCGTTCTTCACGAAGATCGTCGCCGGCGCCAATGCGGCGCTGGCGGGCACCGACTACCAGCTCATCATCGCGCCGGCCGACGTCGACGGCGAGGAGGGCGTGCGCGCGATCGGCGCCCTGGCCGACCGCCAGGTCGACGGCATCGTCGCGATCTCGCCGCTCGTCTCCCCCGACTGGCTCGAACGCCTCGCCGGCCGCGTGCCCGTGGTCATGCTCGGCCGCCACGACCGGTCGACGGCCTACGACACCGTGACGGGTGACGACGCCGAGGGCACGCGGCTCGTCATGGAGCACCTCTTCGAGCTCGGACACCGCCGCATCGTGCACCTCACCCGCAGCGAAGAGGTCACGCGACCGGGGTCCGGCAATCCGCACGCGATCCGCCTCGAGCAGTACCTCGCGCACATGCGCGCGGCCGGCTTCGCCGACGACATCCGCGTCGTGCGGACCGGGCTCGACGAGGAGGCCGCCCGCCTCGACACGCTGGCCCTGCTCGACGAGCGCGTGCCCACTGCGATCTTCGTCGGCAACGACGAGCTGGCGTTCGGCGCGCTCCGAGCGCTGAGCGAGCACGGACTCTCCTCCGCCGAGGTCTCCGTGGTCGGCTACGACGACGTCGACATCGCGAGCTACCCGGCCATCTCGCTCACCAGCGTGAACCAGGCCGGCGAGGCGATGGGCGAGCGGGCGATCCGCCTGCTGCTCGAGCGCATCGAGGGCCGGACCGAGCCGATCCACTTCTCCGTCGAGCCGTCGCTCAAGGTGCGCAACTCGACCCGACCCGCACCGGCGGAACCGACCGGCTGA
- a CDS encoding family 78 glycoside hydrolase catalytic domain, protein MSTQLPAPTTADPGAHVIALRSQYPDGLLGVPRTGLRLSWRADAASAQLGYQVRWDGVRSGEAEPVASDAAIGVVAPGPDLEPGEERRYAVRIATAAGWSDWSDDLVVEASVDPASLEARPIGGSQPTEGPVMLLRTAVALPAAPVRARLRATFWGIGELRINGRRATEEHLTPGWTAYQDRVVLGTWDVTDLLHPGENALGVLLGDGWYRGRLGWDDGTEQYGTELAALAQLDIECADGSNVRVATSPEWTTSVGGIRSASLYDGVEIDLRDEPTGWDAPGFDDSGWAAARAVAIDTAVVEPRITTGVRTIGEWDVALQPRDGHVFLDAGQNIAGWLRLVVRGRAGDRIEVRHAEVLEPDGSIHTKSLRTARAADGYVLDHDGETTLEPTFTFHGFQYAEVTGGEVVSATAVAVSSADRLRSSFESADPRLDRLHSNVAWSQRDNFVSLPTDCPQRDERLGWTGDAQAFAPTASTLFDVEAFWMSWLRDLELDQDADGAVAAVVPNILQDDAIAGGNWITMGRAGWADAATIVPWAVYESYGSDEVLVRQLVSMRRWVASLERRAGDGLLPTEFQFGDWLDPDAPGDEPWKAKVSSDYVANAFFAHSAHLLAEAERLVGEPARAEAADRLARRVARDTWERWGEEAVETQTGAAVALEFEIAPDTERERIAEGLARNVRSERGRIATGFLGTPLVLFALVRSGHVDEAFLMLLRLEPPSWLYQVEMGATTVWERWDALAPDGSIHSGEMATGDSSGMLSFNHYAYGAVVDWIYRYVGGLAPTVERPGYRRIVVAPRPSRAIPWARAAVETRLGAASVDWHLAGADLELELVVPFGADAVLDLPLTDGSTVEVDGVPHAGAPLGPGSHRIVATAVRVADPAALVAPTR, encoded by the coding sequence ATGTCCACGCAACTCCCTGCCCCCACGACGGCCGACCCCGGCGCGCACGTCATCGCGCTGCGGTCCCAGTACCCCGATGGCCTGCTCGGCGTGCCGCGCACCGGCCTGCGCCTGAGCTGGCGGGCCGATGCGGCATCCGCCCAGCTCGGATACCAGGTGCGCTGGGACGGCGTGCGGTCCGGGGAGGCCGAACCGGTCGCATCCGATGCCGCGATCGGCGTCGTCGCGCCGGGTCCCGACCTCGAACCGGGCGAGGAGCGCCGTTACGCGGTGCGCATCGCCACCGCGGCCGGATGGTCGGACTGGAGCGACGACCTCGTCGTCGAGGCATCCGTCGACCCGGCCTCGCTCGAGGCGCGCCCGATCGGCGGCTCGCAGCCGACCGAGGGCCCGGTCATGTTGCTCCGCACCGCGGTCGCGCTGCCCGCGGCGCCCGTGCGTGCGCGGCTCCGTGCGACGTTCTGGGGAATCGGCGAGTTGCGGATCAACGGCCGCCGCGCGACGGAGGAGCACCTCACCCCCGGCTGGACGGCGTACCAGGATCGCGTGGTGCTCGGCACGTGGGACGTGACGGACCTGCTGCACCCGGGTGAGAACGCCCTCGGCGTGCTCCTCGGCGACGGCTGGTACCGCGGACGGCTCGGATGGGACGACGGGACGGAGCAGTACGGCACGGAGCTCGCCGCGCTCGCGCAGCTCGACATCGAGTGCGCCGACGGCTCGAACGTACGCGTCGCGACGTCGCCCGAGTGGACGACCTCGGTGGGCGGCATCCGCTCGGCGAGCCTCTACGACGGCGTGGAGATCGATCTCCGCGACGAGCCCACGGGCTGGGATGCGCCCGGCTTCGACGACTCGGGCTGGGCCGCTGCACGTGCCGTCGCGATCGACACCGCCGTCGTCGAACCGCGGATCACCACCGGCGTCCGCACGATCGGCGAGTGGGACGTCGCCCTGCAGCCGCGCGACGGCCACGTGTTCCTCGACGCCGGCCAGAACATCGCGGGCTGGCTGCGGCTCGTCGTCCGGGGCCGCGCGGGCGACCGCATCGAGGTGCGGCACGCCGAGGTGCTCGAGCCCGACGGCTCCATCCATACGAAGTCGCTGCGCACCGCACGGGCCGCCGACGGCTACGTGCTCGACCACGACGGCGAGACCACGCTCGAGCCGACCTTCACCTTCCACGGCTTCCAGTACGCCGAGGTGACCGGCGGCGAGGTCGTCTCGGCCACGGCCGTCGCGGTCTCGAGCGCCGACCGGTTGCGATCCTCCTTCGAGAGCGCCGACCCCCGGCTCGACCGCCTGCATTCGAACGTCGCCTGGTCGCAGCGCGACAACTTCGTGTCGCTGCCGACCGACTGCCCCCAGCGCGACGAGCGCCTCGGCTGGACGGGCGACGCGCAGGCCTTCGCACCCACCGCGTCGACGCTCTTCGACGTCGAGGCGTTCTGGATGTCATGGCTGCGCGACCTCGAACTCGACCAGGACGCGGATGGGGCGGTCGCCGCCGTCGTGCCGAACATCCTCCAGGACGACGCGATCGCGGGTGGGAACTGGATCACCATGGGCCGCGCCGGCTGGGCGGATGCCGCGACGATCGTGCCGTGGGCGGTCTACGAGTCGTACGGCAGCGACGAGGTGCTCGTGCGGCAGCTCGTCAGCATGCGCCGCTGGGTCGCGAGCCTGGAGCGGCGCGCGGGCGACGGCCTGCTGCCGACCGAGTTCCAGTTCGGCGACTGGCTCGATCCCGACGCCCCCGGCGACGAGCCGTGGAAGGCGAAGGTCTCGTCGGACTACGTGGCGAACGCCTTCTTCGCGCACAGCGCGCACCTGCTGGCGGAGGCCGAGCGGCTCGTCGGCGAGCCCGCTCGCGCCGAGGCCGCCGACCGGCTCGCACGACGCGTCGCGCGCGACACCTGGGAGCGCTGGGGAGAAGAGGCCGTGGAGACGCAGACCGGCGCCGCGGTCGCCCTCGAGTTCGAGATCGCACCGGATACCGAGCGCGAGCGCATCGCCGAGGGCCTCGCGCGCAACGTGCGCTCGGAGCGCGGCCGCATCGCCACGGGCTTCCTCGGCACGCCGCTCGTGCTCTTCGCGCTCGTGCGCAGCGGGCACGTCGATGAGGCGTTCCTCATGCTGCTGCGCCTCGAGCCGCCGTCGTGGCTCTACCAGGTGGAGATGGGCGCGACGACCGTGTGGGAGCGGTGGGACGCGCTCGCGCCCGACGGCTCGATCCACTCGGGTGAGATGGCCACGGGCGACAGCTCGGGCATGCTGTCGTTCAACCACTACGCCTACGGCGCGGTCGTCGACTGGATCTACCGCTACGTCGGCGGGCTCGCGCCGACGGTCGAACGACCGGGCTACCGGCGGATCGTGGTCGCCCCTCGGCCGTCGAGGGCGATCCCGTGGGCACGCGCCGCGGTCGAGACGCGGCTCGGCGCGGCATCCGTCGACTGGCACCTCGCCGGCGCCGACCTCGAGCTCGAGCTCGTCGTGCCGTTCGGCGCCGACGCGGTGCTCGACCTGCCGCTGACCGACGGATCGACCGTCGAGGTCGACGGCGTGCCGCACGCCGGCGCACCGCTCGGCCCCGGTTCGCACCGGATCGTCGCCACGGCCGTGCGGGTCGCCGACCCGGCCGCGCTCGTCGCACCGACGCGGTGA
- a CDS encoding L-rhamnose mutarotase has product MSTAPRAAERVCFQLQVDAARLDEYRERHAAVWPDMLRAIEASGRRNYSLFLREDGLLIGYYETHDDAASQAALEADPRTAAWEAEMAPFFVALDGRPDQGAPRLPEVFHLEDQLAALDADADAER; this is encoded by the coding sequence ATGAGCACAGCACCCCGAGCAGCTGAACGGGTCTGCTTCCAGCTGCAGGTCGACGCCGCCCGGCTCGACGAGTACCGCGAGCGCCACGCCGCCGTCTGGCCCGACATGCTCCGTGCCATCGAGGCGTCGGGTCGCCGCAACTACTCGCTCTTCCTCCGCGAGGACGGCCTGCTCATCGGCTACTACGAGACTCACGACGACGCGGCATCCCAGGCCGCGCTCGAGGCCGACCCGCGCACCGCCGCCTGGGAGGCCGAGATGGCGCCGTTCTTCGTCGCCCTCGACGGCCGCCCCGACCAGGGCGCCCCACGACTTCCCGAGGTCTTCCACCTCGAGGACCAGCTCGCCGCGCTCGACGCCGACGCCGACGCCGAGCGCTGA
- the rhaI gene encoding L-rhamnose isomerase, whose translation MSTLPAAILSELELQSIELPSWAFGNSGTRFKVFATPGTPRDPYEKIADAAQVHRYTALAPTVALHIPWDKVDSYDDLRTHAEDLGVSLGTINSNTFQDDDYKFGALTHEDAAVRRKAIDHHFECIDIMHATGSRDLKIWLAEGSNYPGQADLRGRQDRLHESLQEIYARLGDDQRLVLEYKFFEPAFYHTDVPDWGTSYAQVAALGDKAMVCLDTGHHAPGTNIEFIVMQLLRLGKLGSFDFNSRFYADDDLIVGAADPFQLFRIIFEVIRGGGFNHPDVAFMLDQCHNVEDKIPGQIRSVLNVQEMTARALLVDTEALRAAQLSGDVLEANRIFMDAFYTDVRPALAEWRESRGLPADPMQAFAASGYLQQIAADRVGGVQAGWGA comes from the coding sequence GTGAGCACCCTTCCCGCCGCCATCCTGTCCGAACTCGAGCTCCAGTCGATCGAGCTCCCCTCGTGGGCGTTCGGCAACTCGGGCACCCGCTTCAAGGTCTTCGCGACCCCGGGCACGCCCCGCGACCCGTACGAGAAGATCGCGGACGCCGCGCAGGTGCACCGGTACACGGCGCTCGCGCCGACCGTCGCGCTGCACATCCCGTGGGACAAGGTCGACTCCTACGACGACCTGCGGACGCACGCGGAGGACCTCGGCGTCTCGCTCGGCACCATCAACTCGAACACGTTCCAGGACGACGACTACAAGTTCGGCGCCCTCACGCACGAGGATGCCGCCGTGCGCCGCAAGGCCATCGACCACCACTTCGAGTGCATCGACATCATGCACGCGACCGGCAGCCGCGACCTGAAGATCTGGCTCGCCGAGGGCTCGAACTACCCGGGTCAGGCCGACCTGCGCGGCCGCCAGGACCGCCTGCACGAGTCGCTGCAGGAGATCTACGCGCGGCTCGGCGACGACCAGCGCCTCGTGCTCGAGTACAAGTTCTTCGAGCCGGCGTTCTACCACACCGACGTCCCCGACTGGGGAACGAGCTACGCCCAGGTCGCCGCGCTCGGCGACAAGGCCATGGTCTGCCTCGACACCGGCCACCACGCGCCCGGCACGAACATCGAGTTCATCGTCATGCAGCTGCTGCGCCTCGGCAAGCTCGGCTCGTTCGACTTCAACTCGCGCTTCTACGCCGACGACGACCTCATCGTGGGCGCGGCCGACCCGTTCCAGCTGTTCCGCATCATCTTCGAGGTGATCCGCGGCGGCGGCTTCAACCACCCCGACGTCGCGTTCATGCTCGACCAGTGCCACAACGTCGAGGACAAGATCCCCGGCCAGATCCGCTCGGTGCTCAACGTGCAGGAGATGACCGCACGGGCGCTGCTCGTCGACACCGAGGCGCTGCGCGCCGCGCAGCTGTCGGGCGATGTGCTCGAGGCGAACCGCATCTTCATGGACGCGTTCTACACCGACGTTCGTCCGGCCCTCGCCGAGTGGCGCGAGTCCCGCGGCCTGCCCGCCGACCCGATGCAGGCGTTCGCGGCATCCGGCTACCTGCAGCAGATCGCCGCCGACCGCGTCGGCGGCGTGCAGGCCGGGTGGGGTGCCTAG